A region from the Perca fluviatilis chromosome 16, GENO_Pfluv_1.0, whole genome shotgun sequence genome encodes:
- the LOC120543735 gene encoding glycerophosphodiester phosphodiesterase domain-containing protein 5-like — protein sequence MASTLSQKQFGHLRGLRAKVLRRYEHQPLVLCLSGLYGCQWRRYEKGSTQPGDCCCNKVEAVSFALLVAAFCVTLVFLYFWGQAKNDYNDFDWFNFGKLGFWFPWSVVLLVIAAGFFTYITILMLLAVCLLSEGQKLYLHWSHKIGILVSLTFSIVATAVLFDLWREELRTLLLSFQITAPYLHVGGVLLVTALAWPIALHFFRMNSRVRRGLIMGVYLSILSALYLVPLGLYSPCIKEDGTLGPAPALIGHRGAPMLAPENTLMSFEKAVEAGSEGLETDVTISVDGVPFLMHDHTLQRTTNVHQVFPNRTDTPAAMFTWAELESLNAGAWFLSHNPFGTAGFLGAEELLQAGKQCVCSLQAFLQLAAQRDKLVIFDLYRPPSGHPYRDSWIQRTLDVIENESSIHSSQVLWLPSDQRAFVQSNHPELQQTSGSRLPLEELQNNHIVKLNLHYSSMSTELTRESAAVNITTNLYVISRPWLFSLAWCTGVHSVTTDAPQLLSTMRSPLFLMSPDEYNLMWILTDLMSLVLITIIFIFHWWRERGLAFCSGSKITLDNGTYSKFKTEMSDIWSVSSSNSQAEKMPNLATVTEH from the exons atGGCGTCCACGTTATCCCAGAAGCAGTTCGGCCATCTGCGTGGTCTTCGAGCTAAAGTGCTGCGGCGCTACGAGCACCAGCCTTTAGTGTTATGTCTGTCTGGTCTGTACGGCTGCCAGTGGAGACGCTATGAAAAGGGCTCCACTCAGCCGGGAGACTGCTGCTGCAACAAG GTGGAAGCTGTGAGCTTTGCTCTGCTTGTGGCGGCTTTCTGCGTAACGCTGGTGTTTCTCTACTTCTGGGGACAAGCAAAGAACGACTACAATGACTTTGACTG GTTTAACTTTGGGAAGCTGGGCTTCTGGTTTCCTTGGTCTGTGGTGCTGCTGGTCATCGCTGCAGGCTTCTTCACCTACATCACGATTCTCATG ctgctggctgtgtgtttgttgtcAGAAGGCCAGAAGCTTTATTTACACTGGAGTCACAAG ATTGGAATCCTGGTGAGTCTGACGTTCTCCATCGTAGCCACGGCCGTCTTATTTGACCTGTGGAGGGAAGAGTTGAGGACTTTACTACTTTCCTTCCAG ATAACTGCACCTTATTTACATGTTGGTGGAGTCTTACTGGTGACAGCGCTGGCTTGGCCGATAGCTTTGCATTTCTTTCGCATGAACAGCAGAG TAAGGCGGGGCCTGATCATGGGGGTGTACCTGTCCATCCTGTCTGCCCTCTACCTGGTGCCCCTCGGTTTGTATTCTCCTTGTATCAAAGAGGACGGGACCCTTGGCCCCGCACCGGCCCTCATTGGCCACAGAGGAGCACCCATG CTCGCTCCAGAAAACACACTGATGTCATTTGAGAAAGCCGTTGAAGCAGGAAGTGAAGGTCTGGAGACGGATGTCACGATCAG CGTTGATGGGGTGCCTTTCCTGATGCATGACCACACCCTGCAACGGACCACCAACGTCCACCAGGTTTTCCCCAACCGGACTGACACCCCGGCTGCCATGTTCACCTGGGCCGAGCTGGAGAGCCTGAACGCAGGGGCCTGGTTCCTCTCT CACAATCCGTTTGGTACAGCTGGCTTTCTGGGAGCAGAGGAGCTACTGCAGGCAGGAAAGCAGTGTGTTTGCAGCCTGCAAGCCTTCCTCCAGCTGGCAGCTCAGAGAGACAAACTGGTGATCTTTGACCTCTACCGTCCACCCAGTGGTCACCCATACAGAGACTCCTGGATCCAACGCACGCTGGATGTTATCGAGAACGAGTCCTCCATTCACTCCTCACAG gtgCTGTGGCTGCCGTCAGATCAGCGGGCCTTTGTCCAAAGTAATCATCCCGAGCTCCAGCAGACGTCAGGCAGTCGGCTCCCTCTAGAGGAGCTCCAGAACAACCACATCGTCAAACTCAACCTGCACTACAGCTCCATGTCCACTGAGCtcaccag GGAGTCCGCTGCAGTGAACATCACCACCAACCTGTACGTGATCAGCCGGCCGTGGCTCTTCTCTCTGGCCTGGTGTACTGGAGTCCATTCGGTCACCACCGATGCTCCCCAGCTCCTCAGCACCATGCGCTCCCCTCTCTTCCTCATG AGTCCAGACGAGTATAACCTGATGTGGATTCTCACTGATCTGATGTCGCTCGTGCTGATCACCATCATCTTCATCTTCCACTG GTGGCGAGAGCGAGGACTGGCTTTCTGCTCGGGCAGCAAAATCACACTGGATAATGGCACTTATAGCAAGTTCAAAACAG AAATGAGTGATATATGGTCAGTCTCCAGCAGCAACTCCCAAGCAGAGAAGATGCCCAACCTAGCAACCGTCACTGAGCACTAA
- the LOC120543736 gene encoding aquaporin-11-like gives MTDLYVSLAVLAAAVLLSEAVRRTAARLSPGVHRVYLLEAASTFQLCCCTHELKLLGERARLGLPVGLTLTYTMTVIHLLTFREATCNPSGALEGFFRGTSSTRAATVVIACQFGAAVAAQFFASSVWSLGLSDIHIAHQRFGFRCFDPLGGTLLEAAAVELGCAFMVQAAAMHVHKLDQKLRAHFVAAVITAVIYTGGSISGAVFNPVLAFSVQFPCSGHTYLEYCFVYWLGPVLGVVSCILLFEKIIPFLSGKSNIGLDIPAVQKQKKTQ, from the exons ATGACTGACCTGTACGTTTCATTGGCGGTGTTGGCAGCTGCGGTGCTTCTCAGCGAGGCTGTCCGGCGGACAGCAGCGCGTCTTTCCCCCGGAGTCCATCGGGTCTACCTCCTCGAAGCGGCGTCCACCTTCCAGCTCTGTTGCTGCACTCATGAACTCAAATTGCTGGGTGAAAGGGCCCGGCTGGGGCTGCCGGTCGGCCTGACCCTCACATACACAATGACGGTTATCCACTTATTAACTTTCCGGGAAGCGACGTGCAACCCCAGCGGGGCTCTGGAGGGCTTTTTCCGCGGGACTAGCAGCACCAGGGCGGCCACCGTCGTTATAGCCTGCCAGTTCGGAGCTGCGGTCGCCGCGCAGTTTTTCGCATCCTCCGTTTGGTCGCTGGGTCTTTCCGACATCCACATCGCGCACCAGAGGTTCGGGTTCCGATGCTTCGACCCCCTCGGTGGGACTCTGCTGGAGGCCGCGGCCGTTGAGCTGGGCTGCGCCTTCATGGTCCAAGCGGCCGCCATGCACGTCCACAAACTGGACCAAAAACTTCGAGCTCACTTCGTCGCTGCTGTCATCACGGCTGTGATTTACACAG GTGGAAGTATTTCAGGAGCTGTTTTTAACCCTGTCCTGGCCTTCTCCGTCCAGTTCCCCTGCAGCGGCCACACCTACCTGGAGTACTGCTTTGTCTACTGGCTGGGACCAGTCTTAG GCGTGGTGAGCTGCATCCTGCTATTCGAGAAGATCATTCCTTTCCTCTCTGGAAAGAGTAACATTGGGCTGGACATCCCAGCTGTCCAGAAGCAGAAGAAGACACAGTAG